GATGTCCACttgtaagtttttaattttagtttcgATGGAGTTGTTTTCGTTTCTTCTGAATTTGCTCGCCGAGCGAATAGCAGTATTTAAAGATTTAAagatttaaagatttttattgaACATAATAACATACATTAAGTAACAAATTTGTTCGTAATCAGCTGCATTAGTATTAAACTGTGTCGCAGCTATTTACGCCCACCTCGGAAcatagtgaattttatgttcTACTTACTTATATCTAATAGACACATCAGTTTAGAAGTTTAGTAAACTTAAGTTTACTTAGTTCAAACATGTGGTAATTGTTTTaattaacattaaataaaatttaattacagCGCCTTTACGCTTTCAGGAAGTAAtagtttaatatttatgaatatAGTGAAACATATTTAACATGCTCATTCAAATAGTAACTCAGTCTCATAATAATTGAGGTTCTGTAAAAagttttttagttttttcttgCATTCCCAGTATGACAGTTGATAAATAGGTAGCAAAGAATTTACTTTGTTATACAATTTAGCCGAGAGATAGTCATAGTGACGTCTAACCAGAGCAATGCGAGTAGGTTTAAGATTGCATACACGGCCAGCACGTCGCTTTGGTTGTTTTTTAACATAAGGAATTTCAATATGTTTACGTAAAATAATTTTTAGAACAAATAATTGTCTAACAGTTAAGACCTTAGCCATTTGGTATAATTCAGAAGTAGGAAATCGGATAGGTTTAGAAAACATGACTTTAAGCACAGCCCTTTGAGCTCTCTCCAAGCGTAAGAGTCTTGTTTTCCCCGTCCCGCCCCAGGCCGTCAAACAGTACGTTAATATAGACTCGGCCATAGAGAAGTAGACTGTTTTAAGAATTGATTGGTCAGCCACATTTCTAAGAGTCTTGAAGACGTAAATCAATTTTCTTATTCTACTCACCGCTGCCTCCACCTGGTCACTCCAGGTCATTAAGGAGTCAATTGCAACACCAAGATACTTTACACTGCCAGATTGCGTTAGCTCACTGCAACTGCACAAAGAAGCATCATTGGGACTACAGCTATGAGCATAGACAGGCATCAAAGTTGTCGGTAACGATGATGCTTTAGGAGCAAAGGTGACATAAGTAGTTTTGCTAACATTTATTGTTAGTAGGTTTGAAGCTAACCATTGCATCACTATCCTTAATGTGTCTACGGCCAGCATACGTGCTTCCTCCCATGTTGGTGCGTGCACAAGAAGAGCAGTATCGTCTGCATAAGCAAAAATGTtaacattattgattttaagtTTGCATAAATCGTTAACATATATCAAAAATAATGTTGGCCCTAGGACGCTACCTTGGGGTACGCCAAACGAAAGACTCACTTCATCACTTGTATAATTACCTATACGAACTTGCTGCGTACGACTACTAAGGTAGCTTTTAAACATGTCATGCACGATTCCCCTTACACCGATGCATTCTAATTTGGCCAAAAGTATAGGAACAGAGACAGTGTCAAAGGCCTTGGACAGATCTAGAAAAATACCAATAGCTTTTTGCTTGGAGttgaaattattaattatggAGTTTGTGAGAGCTAGTACAGCATCCTCTGTAGATTTCCCACTGCGAAAACCGAATTGATTATCAGAAAGTATTGAATATGTATCCAGATATTTTATCAGACGAGTATTAAGGATTTTTTCAAGAATTTTAGAAAGTGTAGTTAATACGGATATAGGTCTATAATTATTGACACTGTCTCTGTCTCCGCCCTTATGTATGGGATGTACAAGTGCTTTCTTAAATACCCGAGGAAATATTCCAGACGACAAACATAGGTTATAAACATGAGTTAATATAGGCACAAGAACGTGACGCGCGGCTTTAAGTAGTGTCGCTGGTATACTATCCCAACCAACAGCACAATTTCGTAGTCCCATTATTATGCGTTCAACCTCCTCTTTATCCGTTTCAATTAACACCATAGAATTAGCTGGATTGCAAGTTTCCATAGGTGTGCTCTGTATAATGTTGGATTTCTCAGTAAGTTTTGACGCGAGCTTCGCCCCGATGCTACCAAAGTATTCATTTACCGAATCAGTTGCAGCCTTAGGATTTTCTTTTAATGTAAGTAGGTTGTGTGACGAGGATGTCTTTTGGTCAAtattagttatatttttaatgaGCTTCCACGTAGCCTTAGGGTTCGCTTTTGCTTTTTGGAACTCCATTTGCTCATGcgattttttaacttttttaagcAAATTTGTACAGAAATTTCTATATCGCGTGTATGTTAATTTTGCTAGATGGTCATGAGGGTTTCTTTTACTTGACTTATATAAACGATCACGATTTCTGACACAACGTAACAAACCAGGTGTCATCCAGGGCTTGATAGTGCGCATTTTGCTAGTAATAACGACAGTTTTAGAGTTAGCTTTGATAATTTCATTTAATGTAGTAACCAGTGAGTATGCAGCTTTTTCAGCATCGGTAATTGAtacaataaaagaaaaatccCTTTTTTCAATTTCTTTCTTGCAAGCTGTTTCGTCAAAAATTGTTTGGTTACGTGaggttttatttaatattcttTTACGTCTACAACAGAGGATAACAGGGCTATGATCAGTAATGAGTGAGTCTAAAATTATTGTAACAGACGTTGTATTCGTTTTAAGGAACACGTGATCCAGACAGCTATTATTCCTAGTAGGGAACATATGAGCAGGCAGCATCGCGTTAGCTGCAGCAAGAGTAAGATAAGGGTCCGCATTATTATCACCGCTTCCTggtattatgttaatattaatatcgcCAACTAGGACAACTGACTTAAAACAATTTAAAGAGGAAAGTGTGTCTTGTAAGCCGATCATCTGTTAGGAGTTTGCGTTCACGTAATGGGATCGAAGTATCTTTTTGCAATTGCATGTTTTTACCGTTATAGTTTCGCAACAGGTGATTAGTGCACTCTATTTTTTCAATATGTACGTCCGGATATGGTCGACTCTCAAGAATACTCTTGTAGGTGCTGGAATCTCCATCGGCTATCAAAGTTTTGTATATTAAATTTCTTTCTGCAATTGAACATTTAAAACCTTCTACTAATATCGCTGACTCCATGCTTGTGGCTGACCCATGATGATTTTTACTGCACTGATGTTCACGAGGAGGAACCTTTTTATTTTGAGCACGTGCACATATCACGCAATACCGATTACGTACCCCAACATGCAATACTTTACCGGTATGTTCGCCAACGATGGCTGCCACACCAGATAAAGCAGAGTAATTTGTTCTGTATGAACGTTTACTCCAACAGGCGTCTGCTTCTACTGGTATCATTGCTATTCCTGCATCATTGACATCGCCCCGTATTATTGCGGCTTCTCGTTCGTCTTCGGCAGCTTTCTGCATAGTTTGCTCAGCAGTTATACGCCATATTTCTGCAACATCGTCGTGTGTAGAGCTGTACAAATTGAACGACATAGTTGGTAAATCCATCGAGGCATTGATTTCATTAAGATTTGACCATCCAATTCCGGTCACGATTGCTCCAGATACTGCTCCAGCGTTGACGTCGAGTTTCATAGCATCATCGTCGCAAGTGTTAAGTACAAATTTTAAACCGCACATACGACATTTATAAGAAAATACCGATTTGAGTCCGGTTTGTTTTTCTTGAACTATTTTCAGATTGCTCAGCCTACAACCGATTTATCACCATGTGATTCAATAGCAGTTAACTGTGtcataaaatattcaaaatcaatCACTCTCCGCCCCTGAACGACATAATTAGGTACCTGAAACAATTTCAATATTTAAGGAATGTAAGGGAGTTTATTTCAGTGATTTCACATATCTAACCTATTAGTATAAGATGTTTCCTATCTAGTTATTTTATTCCTATTGAACTTTTTTGTTCTTTTATTTGTCTAATTATTTTTCTATCTAGTGTGAAATATTTCCATtcaatatttagttatttatataagtatttttctaTCTAGTGTAagataatttcaataaatatttagttattttatttatgtaagtttttttttatatgtataatatgtgtaaaaagaatgtcctataatctatttatttattttattatttaaataaaaatttagttAAACTTACTTCGGAATCTTCTATTTCTTTTTCTATTGTAAGGGATATTTCTTCCGCCTCATTCCGCTCTTCAATCTCTTCATCAAACTGTACATTTTGTTGTGGTGATTTACCGTTATCATTTTGAAATGTTGTTTGGTCATTGTCATCTAAAGTTTGGTCATTGATCTAAAAAAAggtaaaagtacttaaatatttcGCCCTAAGTGAAAGTATTAATTTTTACTTGATAATTTGCTTACAAAACTCGTACAGACTGATAGAcagccacacacacacacacacacacacacacacacatacagacaaatACTTTATATAGAAACTATAAAGAAAAACTTGACGAAATTCCTCCTGCTTCCTGAGGGGCGTCTGCGGCCAACGAAAGACTGATAGAAATCTAAATATAAATTTCCAGAACTCAAATAAATAACCTATGTACGGCTTGGCAAAAAGGAAAAGAAATGGAACTATTcatcaacactatcagcaacacttacatttctcatacaaaagtgtcaaaatagttgccacatgcaaagtGGTTTACATAAACGGTGgtgcccctattattttctgctCTTTTTTGCCAGCGTGTAACTGAAAGACTCAATAAGTGTAGTTATGGTTTTTACCTCGTTGAAGGGATCGGTTTGTTGAACATTGGGACCATTACTTATAGGAGCATTACTATTATTTGAAACTTGTAGCTTTTTCAATCTGAAATGATTTGTAATaatatcaatataattaaaacatCTTATTccaaaaagataaataaaatgctTGAAATTGTTAATTGTTAGAAATTTAATCTTTCTACATATGACAGGTGTCGATAATATCAGAAAATATAATTAAGGCATAAGACGATTAAAACTTTCGACGATTAAAAGTTTCATTTCAGTtctgtaaatatttataaataatattattgtgaCATACCTTAGAGCTTCTCTTGCATTCTGTAAAACGCAACGGTTccatttttttcgtttttgaaGGCAttggtattttttgtctttccCCATTGCTAGTACCAGTGTTAAACTGaaaccaatttataataagtattagAAAATATACTTATGCAAAAACTAGAAATTTTGGTTTAATTATCAAACTTCGATTATTAATATCAcgtgtcaaagatcttgttgagacgaatcagacgaacccaaacacgaagtggtttcaagacctggttgatgagaactcatgactaccatctgacttcatcatcagaaccTGGGTagcatctcttgtcaaagatcttgttgagacgaatcaaacgagcccaaacacgatgTGGTTttaagacctggttgatgagaactcatgactaccatctgacttcatcatcagaccctgggtagcatctcttgtcaaagatcttgttgagacgaatcaaacgagcccaaacacgatgTGGTTttaagacctggttgatgagaactcatgactaccatctgacttcatcatcagatcctgggtaccatctcttgtcaaagatcttgttgagacgaaccaaacgagcccaaacacgaaatggtttcaagacctggttgatgagaactcatgactaccttccggcttcatcatcagatcctgggtaccatcacctcttgtcaaagatcttgttgaggcaaatcaaacgagcccaaacacgaaatggtttcaagacctggttgatgagaactcatgactaccttccggcttcatcatcagatcctgggtaccatcacctcttgtcaaagatcttgttgaggcgaatcaaaagagcccaaacacgaaatggtttcaagatctggttgatgagaactcatgactaccatctgacttcgtcatcagatcctgagtaccatctattgtcaaagattttgttgagacgagtcagtaacctaaaattatattcaataataaataatacttactaaaaatattagtcaagttaattagttacttaccaaagtcgtcaacccaaggatcaaagttttcggtcgcagtatacatgcaacagtacatccaaacacgcacacaagtgcggttttggacacggcgggtgccgcacacaatgacaaaataacttcgcgatcgtcgagccgcgtgcggagcggactaacacacgtcctgcctctacaagctctgccgcggtactgacatcgcaagcgcgcgtaaccggtaataaggaggcatttttaaaaaatcgtcaaaaatattaaattgcaattaatagaaaacttttgcataaaatctgtttaagtaagcgttgcagattatttttatattaaaactactttaaAAACAAGTAAGTTTTCAAaggaattgacacttattctgaggtgatttctgaaacaaattggattcatcatatcctcatttactctattctaaagccttataacaaagaagtagtctcagaagattgtagtacttacaggatatacataatacatatttaccacttgaagcattcaaaactatccaaattttacaaattaggcggactaagtcagcactttttgcgggttttcctaaacatgcaccagaaaaaaaatcataattaattaagtgagttagtttttaaaaatccagtctcacaacatgtaagttaagaagatgtcctaaccgaatcctgaacttaataagtcttttagatgacggaaagtgtagcattttgccgactaaaactatcaattttacattattacgacgttttcgttgaatgccctcttaataagggatagggatagcgatagggatagcgatagggatagcgatagggatagggatagcgatagcgttagcgatagcgatagcgatagcgatagcgatagcgatagcgatagcgatagctatagcgatacggatacggatacggataatatgggtatcgtcagagggatacggataatcggtcggcggtctcttacaatcaatgtgctctaagacgatcgttgtttgcttgcttgaagattacgtttgcgataagtataagcaaaatgtaaaaaattgtaagggataatagaaaaaagtactttttacccaccgatcatagtgtctaaatacgggctatgtgggatgtttataaaggtttccccagcgtatatagaattacctacgctgtggtcgatgtgtaatatttctacaatcattgcaagcaaaagtattatgtgcaatcgaaataatcgcagataaatatacctacagagaaacctacggtccctacggatccaaatgaaaatcttaatgaatacttttattacgcgggcgaagccgcgggtaaaagctagtaaaggaataaactcatttgtttatgaacaatacgtttattcttatagagacgcggtagcgtgtcaagccaggttcaagtaacaaaagtagcaagcagcatcgtgtgtaatattacacgaaccatttggagccacatttgacccccttctaactcaaaaacgatttcacataaacgtgttataattcaacgtaaaaagaaaccaacgcgcgtagtaaaggtatgagctataagcgctcctcaataagcccggtactagcagcccgccttactgcgttttcacattatccgatccgatatcggatgtcggaaggatttcaaaggcaaaaatccaagacggcgccttaaatgtacgggatatcggtcctacttccgatatcggatcggataatgtgaaaacgcacttaccccgcgcgcgcgcgcagccctttataagccaccgcgcggtcggcgctcgctcatcccagtcgtcctcaaaacgtcgacgtaagaccgccccacaaggatggggcgcgaccagatacagccctcacagcgcccagcgcggaagggactacacacaccccagcaggggtgttgaacgacattacagcagcgctcgctcagtttgtctcgcgcagcgatccgatcacattgtagctgacttgacgagcaaagcatcaCGACCGCCCAGTATTGCTTTGGTaggataaattcataaataaaattcctaactatcttccgtctctacttcgatgggagctccgttagtgcatgctcccgatcatacaccacagacactcaactggagcaggcaattcctgcttttcggcagccgcatcgcaccccacacccagtcttgcatcggaaaaatatagttttgagaatggagtcaggtgccactgggtcgttggttgtcactggctttcatatgccatcgcctcttctagttcatccccattcagtaggtggtaaattaattgtacgttaaatacaaaaatatttgtacgccttttttttcggattcaataagtaaaattttcctaaaatagAGGTAAGTTTAGCACGTGCATTCAATATTCAAGCAGGCGTGTGGTGTATGCTCGggagcatgcactaacggagctcccatcgaagtagagacggaagatagttagaaattttatttatgaatttatcccatcaaagcaTCGAGTACATACCCTAATAGAGTagaaatgttatttaatttgttcgaGAACGATTCCGCCAACTCGCAGCTACTCATATCCCCTCTCACTGCGCTCCCATTGGCTGATACAAGGTCAAGTGATAGGTGCTAGGGATGAGGTAGTGCGTAAGTAAGGTTTATCGATAACgatattttaaccccttacGCGCTTTATGCACCACCGTCTGTGCAAGCCCCAAAAGTCTGTAACATTACATGCACACACGGTGGAGCAAAAATCTGTTACATAAAACACGGTATACAAAAAGGGAAAGCTATTTCTTGGAAGTAAAAATGGCATAATAatcagattataattattttaagtaaaaatcaTTAAATTTTCCAATCCCTAATCCCTCCCTAATCCTCCCTGTTGGGTGCACCCATATTTCCATCTGGGGTCCCTCAGGCGCTTAAAACTCGTAGGGATCTCCTTCTGCTCGCCGGCGAGCGCTTGAGGTGCTTGAATCCACACGTGGCTCTGGTTCTTTTGCAGAAGTGCTTCGCCGCTCCGAAGATCACATATTTACTGCGTACAGCTCCAGTTTGGACATTTCCCGACGAGATCCGCAACTTTGACGCCGCCATCAAGTCCACGGTAGAGTCAATCGTCAATATCTCCCTAGACGAGAGCCAGTGGACTCAAGCCGCTTTGCCGGTCCGCCACGGGGGTATTGGGGTTCGGTGTCTGCAGAATATAAGTCTGCCGGCGTTCCTGGCGTCAGCCCATGGGGTGGGGGCCTCGTTGCTAGCATTTTATCACTGGATGGTAGCGAGGCAACCGTGCCGTATGCGGCTGACGCGTTAAGGGAATGGCTGGCCCTAAATCCTGGTGCCACCGTGCCAGAAAATCCCAAAGTGCAACGGGCGTGGGATGATGTGGGCTGCAGGGCTGTGCTTGGCGGTCTTGTCGATGGTTCTGTGGGTGTTGACCGGGCTAGGCTTTTGGCTGTATCAGAGCCAGAGTCAGGGGCATGGTTACACGCGCTACCCTCGCCTCAATTAGGTACCTTGCTCGACGGTGACTCTTTGCGGGTGTCCGTTGCTCTCCGCTTGGGCTGCGATGTATGTCAACCACATTTATGCATTTGCGGTTCCATGGTGGAGGCTAGCGGACATCATGCTTTGAGTTGCCGTCGTTGTACGGGCAGGCATCCGCGTCACCATGCTCTCAACGACATCGTCCAGAGGGCACTAAAGTCGGCTGGTGTGCCGTCCATCCTTGAGCCGCCGGGTCTTAGCCGCACGGATGGCAAACGCCCCGATGGCCTGACCTTGATCCCATGGGAGAGGGGGCGGTGTTTGGTGTGGGACGCTACGTGTGTCAACACCTTCGCCGCTTCTCACATTGGGCGCACAACCCGCAGCGCTGGGGCTGCGGCGGAATTCCAGGCGGCGTCAAAGCGGCAGAAATATGCGCCCTTGGGCCCGGGGTACATTTTTGTTCCTTTTGCGGTGGAGACGGCGGGCTGCTGGGGCGCGGACGCGAAGCATTTTGTGCGTGACGTGGGCCGTCGACTTAGGTTAAAGGGAGAAGACCCGCGCTCCGAATCGTTTCTGGTGCAAAGGCTGGCCATAGCGATCCAACGGGGTAATGCCGCAAGCattatgggcacttttgcaccggagGCGGTGCGGAGCGGTATTGACTAATTAccgtttgtaattatttttagttaaggcttttttttttgacattgtatttcaaataactatacattaataaattacaatttatcCCTAATTATGTATCTTCGATTTTTTCaagttgtgttttttatttcgatttaaatagcaatttattattttacaaagtACTTGAacgtgatatttaaattaatacgtACATATATCAGATAGAGATTTTACGAAATCGTATCACCTAAATATACCCAAAACATATCTAATTACACCTaagaattaggtacctaatacatcAGTACATATAATCAATCAAGCTTAACATAATCGATAATATACAATTATTCGACATAAACCATTAATTTAATGCAAACATAAGTGCAAGATAACTTTCtcgtttgtttatttaaatagtGTGATCATTATGTAGTAGGTACACACAATAATATTCCTTActcattacttaaatatcgATACACCACTTGATGCTATAAATTAAGCATGTACAACACTAGTGCAGACTGAAAAGAGATGGTGTGATGTGAATTGAGTTACGTGGAAGCAAGAGATAACGACATACGTCTAGCCTGCGTCATCACCTTTCACgtttgttgtccagtttaacttGATCTCCggacaaaatttaatataaagtagtttataatttaaaatcgtaACTTACCGATGAAAAGTTATTCCTTATGTTTTAAAGTCAGATGTTTTGCTGTTTTTTCTACGAAACTGAATAGAACAGCACgccattataataatagtaaaataaactataatttatttcgtAATTCGCAGAGACGTACGCACGGATCCAAAACtggttttgtactgttttagtGAGAGCGAGCGCTAACATTTATAAGTGACAAATCACATATCCGTTGCGCAGACGGACAGCCCCATATTACCACTCTATTGGGATATGTCCTCGATGCATCAAAGCAATACCGGGCGGTCGtgatgctttgctcgtcaagtcagctacaatgtgatcggatcgctgcgcgagcgctgctgtaatgtcgttcaacacccctgctggggtgtgagtagccccttccgcgctgggcgctgtgagggatgtatctggtcgcgccccatccttgtggggcggtctcacgtcgacgttttgagaacgactgggatgagcgagcgccggccgcgcggtggcttataaagggctgcgcgcgcgcgcggggtaagtgagttttcacattatccgatccgatatcggaagtaggaccgatatcccgtacatttaaggcgccgtcttggatttttgtctttgaaatccttccgacatccgatatcggatcggataatgtgaaaacgcactaaggcgggctgctagtaccaggcttattgaggagcgcttatagctcatacttttactacgcgcgttggtttctttttacgttgcattataac
This genomic stretch from Leguminivora glycinivorella isolate SPB_JAAS2020 chromosome Z, LegGlyc_1.1, whole genome shotgun sequence harbors:
- the LOC125241908 gene encoding uncharacterized protein LOC125241908, coding for MGKDKKYQCLQKRKKWNRCVLQNAREALRLKKLQVSNNSNAPISNGPNVQQTDPFNEINDQTLDDNDQTTFQNDNGKSPQQNVQFDEEIEERNEAEEISLTIEKEIEDSEVPNYVVQGRRVIDFEYFMTQLTAIESHGDKSVVG